A single Phragmites australis chromosome 4, lpPhrAust1.1, whole genome shotgun sequence DNA region contains:
- the LOC133914338 gene encoding WUSCHEL-related homeobox 6-like isoform X2, giving the protein MEGSSNSPDPDRQSSGGSPEERSSGSGGRGTGEPVRSRWTPKPEQILILESIFNSGMVNPPKDETVRIRKLLERFGAVGDANVFYWFQNRRSRSRRRQRQMQAAAAAAAAAASSAANSSPVTSASVGLPSGAVHPLAMVGSACQYEQQASSSSSSGSTGGSSLGLLALGAGVPGTGGGYFQASCGASSPLASGLMGDVDSSGGSDDLFAISRQMGFVESPIASSSVAPNITAHQQQYYSCQLPAATITVFINGVSMEVPRGPIDLRAMFGQDVMLVHSTGALLPVNDYGILTQSLLMGESYFLVTRPT; this is encoded by the exons ATGGAGGGGAGCAGCAATAGCCCGGACCCGGACAGGCAGTCGTCGGGCGGCAGCCCGGAGGAGCGCAGCAGCGGCAGCGGGGGCCGGGGGACCGGGGAGCCGGTGCGGTCGCGGTGGACGCCGAAGCCGGAGCAGATACTGATCCTCGAGTCCATCTTCAACAGCGGCATGGTCAACCCGCCCAAGGACGAGACCGTCCGCATCCGCAAGCTGCTAGAGCGCTTCGGCGCCGTCGGCGACGCCAACGTCTTCtactggttccagaaccgccgctcccgctcgcgccgccgccagcgccagatgcaggccgccgccgcggcagcggcagcagccgCCTCCTCTGCGGCCAACAGCTCTCCCGTGACAAGCGCCAGCGTCGGCCTTCCGTCCGGCGCCGTCCATCCCTTGGCCATGGTCGGGAGCGCCTGCCAGTATGAGCAGCAGGcgagctcctcctcgtcgtcgggaAGCACCGGAGGCTCGTCGTTGGGGCTGCTCGCCCTCGGCGCGGGGGTGCCCGGCACCGGCGGTGGGTACTTCCAGGCGTCGTGCGGCGCTTCGTCGCCGCTGGCGTCCGGGCTGATGGGGGACGTGGacagcagcggcggcagcgaCGATCTCTTCGCCATCTCGCGGCAGATGGGGTTCGTGGAGAGCCCCATCGCCTCGTCCTCGGTTGCGCCGAACATCACCGCGCACCAGCAGCAGTATTACTCATGCCAATTGCCTGCAG CGACGATCACGGTGTTCATCAATGGAGTCTCAATGGAGGTTCCGAGGGGTCCAATAGACTTGCGAGCCATGTTCGGCCAGGATGTGATGCTCGTCCACTCTACCGGGGCTCTCCTCCCAGTCAACGACTATGGAATTCTAACGCAGAGCCTGCTAATGGGTGAAAGCTATTTCTTG gtcACAAGGCCAACTTAG
- the LOC133914338 gene encoding WUSCHEL-related homeobox 6-like isoform X1: MEGSSNSPDPDRQSSGGSPEERSSGSGGRGTGEPVRSRWTPKPEQILILESIFNSGMVNPPKDETVRIRKLLERFGAVGDANVFYWFQNRRSRSRRRQRQMQAAAAAAAAAASSAANSSPVTSASVGLPSGAVHPLAMVGSACQYEQQASSSSSSGSTGGSSLGLLALGAGVPGTGGGYFQASCGASSPLASGLMGDVDSSGGSDDLFAISRQMGFVESPIASSSVAPNITAHQQQYYSCQLPAATITVFINGVSMEVPRGPIDLRAMFGQDVMLVHSTGALLPVNDYGILTQSLLMGESYFLVTVHIISHRYFSSSKCTLAT; this comes from the exons ATGGAGGGGAGCAGCAATAGCCCGGACCCGGACAGGCAGTCGTCGGGCGGCAGCCCGGAGGAGCGCAGCAGCGGCAGCGGGGGCCGGGGGACCGGGGAGCCGGTGCGGTCGCGGTGGACGCCGAAGCCGGAGCAGATACTGATCCTCGAGTCCATCTTCAACAGCGGCATGGTCAACCCGCCCAAGGACGAGACCGTCCGCATCCGCAAGCTGCTAGAGCGCTTCGGCGCCGTCGGCGACGCCAACGTCTTCtactggttccagaaccgccgctcccgctcgcgccgccgccagcgccagatgcaggccgccgccgcggcagcggcagcagccgCCTCCTCTGCGGCCAACAGCTCTCCCGTGACAAGCGCCAGCGTCGGCCTTCCGTCCGGCGCCGTCCATCCCTTGGCCATGGTCGGGAGCGCCTGCCAGTATGAGCAGCAGGcgagctcctcctcgtcgtcgggaAGCACCGGAGGCTCGTCGTTGGGGCTGCTCGCCCTCGGCGCGGGGGTGCCCGGCACCGGCGGTGGGTACTTCCAGGCGTCGTGCGGCGCTTCGTCGCCGCTGGCGTCCGGGCTGATGGGGGACGTGGacagcagcggcggcagcgaCGATCTCTTCGCCATCTCGCGGCAGATGGGGTTCGTGGAGAGCCCCATCGCCTCGTCCTCGGTTGCGCCGAACATCACCGCGCACCAGCAGCAGTATTACTCATGCCAATTGCCTGCAG CGACGATCACGGTGTTCATCAATGGAGTCTCAATGGAGGTTCCGAGGGGTCCAATAGACTTGCGAGCCATGTTCGGCCAGGATGTGATGCTCGTCCACTCTACCGGGGCTCTCCTCCCAGTCAACGACTATGGAATTCTAACGCAGAGCCTGCTAATGGGTGAAAGCTATTTCTTGGTAACCGTCCATATCATCTCTCATCGATATTTCTCATCATCTAAATGCACATTAGCGACTTAG